GGGCTAAGTTTTGAGGATTGCTAGCATAAGTTAACTTATCTAAATTGACGATCCTCGCCCATTGCTTTTCTCTCGCTTCTAAAATGAAGTTAGAACCAATAAAACCCAAGCCACCAGTTACTAACAATGTTTGCATCTTCTTATAGGAGAGGTTAGCATCCATCATCGTGATGCGATCGCCAAGCCAACAATGATGCAGTTTAAACCAAATTCAATCGATACAGCCATTCTCAATTGGATAAGGTACATAGATCTGTAGGGGCGCACAGCTGTGCGCCCCTACGAATGCATTTAACCTACGTAGGAAACGCTATAACCAGAATATTGCTATACCAACAGACTCCGGTAAGCCTTGAATGTTTCCCGTGCATTGTGCTGCCAGGAGTATTCTTTTGCTCTTGCTTTACCTTTCTGAATTAATTCATGTCGCAATTGAGAGTTATTAATAACTTCCCAAACTGCCTCTGCTAAACTATTTGAATCGTTGGGGTCGATTAATATAGCTGCATCTCCCGCGATTTCTGGTAATGATGAAGTGTTAGAAGCGACTACCGGAGTGCCTAATGTCATTGCTTCTAGTACGGGTAAACCAAATCCCTCATAATAAGAAGGATAAACAAATACATCAGCTCTAGTATAAAATAGTGCTACTAATTCATCAGATAAATAGTCAAGATGGTAAATGTCTTTTTGATAAGGCGATGCCTCAATCGCTGCAAAAATGCTTTGATAATTCCATCCTTTGCGACCAATTAATACAAGATTGTGTTCGATCTTATATTTCTGTTTTAATTCATTAAATGCCACTATAATAGAAATGATATTTTTTCTAGGTTCTATGTTACTGACAAATAATAGATAAGGCTTGGAAAAATCGTAGTTAACTGACTGGCTGAGCTGTTCGATATTTTGAGATGATAAGTAATTAGAACAGTAGCGACTTGCCAATGGTGTAACAAAAACTCGTTCGGCAGCAACATTGAGATATTGAATAATATCTTGCTTAGAACTTTCTGAGATGGTTAAAACTAAGTCCGTCCATCGCAGACAGCGTTTGACTTTCTCTACATAACTTTTAGCGACTGTATTAACATATTGAGGATATTTAAGAAAAGCAACGTCATATATATTCATGACTTTGAAACTGCGATCGCAAGGATAAACCGAATAGTTAGTTCCGTGCAATATGTCTGGATTTCCCCAAGATTTTGCCAAGGATGACCAAATT
This window of the Chroococcidiopsis thermalis PCC 7203 genome carries:
- a CDS encoding glycosyltransferase family 4 protein; its protein translation is MTPQPSGVGLQVANLIQSLYSLQAEENFELGIVYQPGIKDWLRGNWSVPEVLTKYSSVHFLPIPVRVSNLLLFPTYKSIWSSLAKSWGNPDILHGTNYSVYPCDRSFKVMNIYDVAFLKYPQYVNTVAKSYVEKVKRCLRWTDLVLTISESSKQDIIQYLNVAAERVFVTPLASRYCSNYLSSQNIEQLSQSVNYDFSKPYLLFVSNIEPRKNIISIIVAFNELKQKYKIEHNLVLIGRKGWNYQSIFAAIEASPYQKDIYHLDYLSDELVALFYTRADVFVYPSYYEGFGLPVLEAMTLGTPVVASNTSSLPEIAGDAAILIDPNDSNSLAEAVWEVINNSQLRHELIQKGKARAKEYSWQHNARETFKAYRSLLV